A section of the Scyliorhinus torazame isolate Kashiwa2021f chromosome 21, sScyTor2.1, whole genome shotgun sequence genome encodes:
- the LOC140398236 gene encoding RNA-binding protein 7-like isoform X2, translated as MFVLPAGAGPLLAVKIPKDKDGKSKQFAFVHFKHVESVHYGKDLLNGIQLHGKAIKIQFRSGSIHESREGSPQSPNSTASLTPYNSNQFSNNRFGRGMDNMGSPIFATPQPVQRSFSSPDSLQRQVLVNNMWQQHAMGGQQNYSSSMQQSSANNRSTQQQSYRGAPSSQQSTPPNYNTPVQPRPPSPNSRITWQSEKSSSGGHRQQAHSSYRSDDGHFTRDGHFQDHSPDQHYRGSREPEFQHDQSSHHNRSWDYDYRREPARGSRRRNWQ; from the exons ATGTTTGTGCTGCCAGCGGGA GCTGGCCCACTCCTGGCCGTAAAAATCCCCAAGGACAAGGATGGAAAATCAAAGCAGTTCGCGTTTGTGCATTTCAAACACGTGGAGTCGGTCCATTATGGAAAAGACTTGTTGAATGGGATACAACTGCATGGCAAGGCCATCAAAATCCAGTTCAGATCAG GCAGTATTCATGAATCTCGGGAAGGAAGTCCCCAGTCTCCGAATTCAACTGCTTCTCTCACTCCGTACAATTCTAACCAGTTCAGCAATAACCG ATTTGGTCGGGGAATGGATAACATGGGCTCTCCAATATTTGCAACTCCACAGCCTGTACAGAGATCATTTTCTTCACCTGATAGTCTTCAGCGGCAGGTCTTG GTGAACAATATGTGGCAGCAACACGCCATGGGAGGGCAGCAGAATTATAGTTCCTCAATGCAGCAGTCGAGTGCCAACAACCGATCCACGCAGCAGCAATCCTATCGAGGAGCGCCTTCTAGCCAGCAATCGACACCTCCGAATTATAACACCCCTGTACAACCACGGCCACCCAGTCCAAATTCACGAATTACATGGCAATCGGAAAAATCGTCATCTGGCGGCCACAGGCAGCAGGCTCATTCATCTTACCGATCAGATGATGGCCATTTTACTCGAGATGGTCACTTTCAGGATCACAGTCCGGACCAACACTATAGGGGGAGCCGCGAGCCTGAGTTCCAACATGACCAAAGCTCTCACCACAACAGAAGTTGGGATTATGATTACAGGAGGGAGCCCGCTAGAGGCAGCAGACGTCGAAATTGGCAATGA
- the LOC140398236 gene encoding RNA-binding protein 7-like isoform X1, translating into MGVSSDADKTLFVGSLDQRVTEELLFELFLQAGPLLAVKIPKDKDGKSKQFAFVHFKHVESVHYGKDLLNGIQLHGKAIKIQFRSGSIHESREGSPQSPNSTASLTPYNSNQFSNNRFGRGMDNMGSPIFATPQPVQRSFSSPDSLQRQVLVNNMWQQHAMGGQQNYSSSMQQSSANNRSTQQQSYRGAPSSQQSTPPNYNTPVQPRPPSPNSRITWQSEKSSSGGHRQQAHSSYRSDDGHFTRDGHFQDHSPDQHYRGSREPEFQHDQSSHHNRSWDYDYRREPARGSRRRNWQ; encoded by the exons ATGGGGGTATCGAGCGACGCGGACAAGACGCTGTTCGTCGGGAGCCTGGATCAGAGAGTGACGGAAGAGCttctgttcgagttgttcctgcag GCTGGCCCACTCCTGGCCGTAAAAATCCCCAAGGACAAGGATGGAAAATCAAAGCAGTTCGCGTTTGTGCATTTCAAACACGTGGAGTCGGTCCATTATGGAAAAGACTTGTTGAATGGGATACAACTGCATGGCAAGGCCATCAAAATCCAGTTCAGATCAG GCAGTATTCATGAATCTCGGGAAGGAAGTCCCCAGTCTCCGAATTCAACTGCTTCTCTCACTCCGTACAATTCTAACCAGTTCAGCAATAACCG ATTTGGTCGGGGAATGGATAACATGGGCTCTCCAATATTTGCAACTCCACAGCCTGTACAGAGATCATTTTCTTCACCTGATAGTCTTCAGCGGCAGGTCTTG GTGAACAATATGTGGCAGCAACACGCCATGGGAGGGCAGCAGAATTATAGTTCCTCAATGCAGCAGTCGAGTGCCAACAACCGATCCACGCAGCAGCAATCCTATCGAGGAGCGCCTTCTAGCCAGCAATCGACACCTCCGAATTATAACACCCCTGTACAACCACGGCCACCCAGTCCAAATTCACGAATTACATGGCAATCGGAAAAATCGTCATCTGGCGGCCACAGGCAGCAGGCTCATTCATCTTACCGATCAGATGATGGCCATTTTACTCGAGATGGTCACTTTCAGGATCACAGTCCGGACCAACACTATAGGGGGAGCCGCGAGCCTGAGTTCCAACATGACCAAAGCTCTCACCACAACAGAAGTTGGGATTATGATTACAGGAGGGAGCCCGCTAGAGGCAGCAGACGTCGAAATTGGCAATGA
- the LOC140398236 gene encoding RNA-binding protein 7-like isoform X3, with protein MDNMGSPIFATPQPVQRSFSSPDSLQRQVLVNNMWQQHAMGGQQNYSSSMQQSSANNRSTQQQSYRGAPSSQQSTPPNYNTPVQPRPPSPNSRITWQSEKSSSGGHRQQAHSSYRSDDGHFTRDGHFQDHSPDQHYRGSREPEFQHDQSSHHNRSWDYDYRREPARGSRRRNWQ; from the exons ATGGATAACATGGGCTCTCCAATATTTGCAACTCCACAGCCTGTACAGAGATCATTTTCTTCACCTGATAGTCTTCAGCGGCAGGTCTTG GTGAACAATATGTGGCAGCAACACGCCATGGGAGGGCAGCAGAATTATAGTTCCTCAATGCAGCAGTCGAGTGCCAACAACCGATCCACGCAGCAGCAATCCTATCGAGGAGCGCCTTCTAGCCAGCAATCGACACCTCCGAATTATAACACCCCTGTACAACCACGGCCACCCAGTCCAAATTCACGAATTACATGGCAATCGGAAAAATCGTCATCTGGCGGCCACAGGCAGCAGGCTCATTCATCTTACCGATCAGATGATGGCCATTTTACTCGAGATGGTCACTTTCAGGATCACAGTCCGGACCAACACTATAGGGGGAGCCGCGAGCCTGAGTTCCAACATGACCAAAGCTCTCACCACAACAGAAGTTGGGATTATGATTACAGGAGGGAGCCCGCTAGAGGCAGCAGACGTCGAAATTGGCAATGA